A single window of Synechococcus sp. CBW1004 DNA harbors:
- a CDS encoding aminopeptidase P N-terminal domain-containing protein: MSQTLIDPQLLAQRRAEFLRRLGGAAAVIPAAPLVTHHADVEHAFRQNSDFWYLTGFDEPGAVALFLPHQPDNPFVLFVEPRDPSAEVWNGFRWGVEGAVQRFGADLAHPRSELAERLSGYLDGAEGIAFRVGRHPEVEPLVLQAWGRQLDRAPRSGHAALGLVSPCPLLHDMRLRKAPEELERLREAARISAEAHELARRVVRPGLSERQVQAVIEQHFLEQGARGPAYGSIVAGGDNACVLHYTANNASLKDGDLLLIDAGCSLSDYYNGDITRTFPINGRFTGEQRALYELVLAAQEAAVAAVGPGQTAEGVHATAVGVLVEGLLELGLLCGERDGIIEQGAYRHLYMHRTGHWLGLDVHDVGAYRLGEHPVVLEPGMVLTVEPGLYVSDRLAVPEGQPAIDERWKGIGIRIEDDVAVSEHGHENLTAAALKSVAAMER; the protein is encoded by the coding sequence ATGTCCCAGACCCTGATCGATCCGCAGCTCCTGGCGCAGCGACGGGCCGAGTTCCTGCGGCGCCTGGGCGGTGCGGCCGCGGTGATTCCGGCGGCGCCGCTGGTGACGCACCACGCCGACGTGGAGCATGCCTTCCGCCAGAACAGCGACTTCTGGTATCTCACCGGCTTCGATGAGCCCGGAGCGGTGGCTCTGTTCCTGCCCCATCAGCCGGACAACCCGTTCGTGCTGTTCGTCGAGCCGCGCGATCCGAGCGCCGAGGTCTGGAACGGGTTCCGCTGGGGCGTCGAAGGGGCGGTGCAGCGCTTCGGCGCTGATCTGGCCCACCCCCGCAGCGAGCTGGCCGAGCGCCTCAGCGGCTATCTCGACGGCGCCGAGGGCATCGCCTTCCGCGTCGGCCGTCACCCCGAGGTGGAACCGCTGGTGCTGCAGGCCTGGGGGCGCCAGCTGGACCGCGCCCCCCGCAGCGGCCATGCCGCCCTCGGCCTGGTGTCGCCCTGCCCGCTCCTGCATGACATGCGCCTGCGCAAGGCGCCCGAGGAGCTGGAGCGCCTGCGCGAGGCCGCCCGCATCTCCGCCGAGGCCCACGAGCTGGCCCGGCGGGTGGTGCGGCCGGGGCTGAGCGAACGGCAGGTGCAGGCGGTGATCGAGCAGCACTTCCTCGAGCAGGGCGCCCGCGGCCCGGCCTACGGCTCGATCGTCGCGGGTGGCGACAACGCCTGCGTGCTGCACTACACGGCGAACAACGCCAGCCTGAAAGACGGCGACCTGTTGCTGATCGACGCCGGTTGCTCCCTGAGCGACTACTACAACGGCGACATCACCCGCACCTTCCCGATCAACGGCCGCTTCACAGGCGAGCAGCGGGCCCTCTACGAGCTGGTGCTGGCGGCGCAGGAGGCGGCGGTGGCGGCGGTGGGCCCGGGCCAGACCGCCGAGGGGGTCCATGCAACCGCCGTCGGGGTGCTGGTCGAGGGCCTGCTGGAGCTGGGGCTTCTCTGCGGCGAACGCGACGGAATCATCGAGCAGGGCGCCTACCGGCACCTGTACATGCACCGCACCGGCCACTGGCTGGGGCTGGATGTTCACGATGTCGGCGCCTACCGGCTCGGCGAGCACCCGGTGGTGCTGGAGCCGGGCATGGTGCTCACCGTCGAGCCGGGCCTCTATGTGAGCGACCGGCTGGCGGTGCCGGAAGGCCAGCCGGCGATCGACGAGCGCTGGAAGGGCATCGGCATTCGCATCGAGGACGACGTGGCGGTGAGCGAGCACGGCCACGAAAACCTGACCGCCGCGGCCCTCAAGAGCGTCGCGGCGATGGAGCGCTGA
- a CDS encoding CNNM domain-containing protein yields MNDVLLLVLVVALMLGGSFLCSGVEAALLTVNPVKVHELAGRPRPVGGARSLERLRQKLGRTLAVVVIANNVFNIFGSLMVGGFAASVFATHGVRGPALALFSIGLTVLLILLGEILPKAIASKLALPVALATAPALELFQKLMLPVVLLLERLLPAITAENEISTDENEIRLLARLGSQKGQIEADEAAMIAKVFQLNDLTARDLMVPRVSAPTLDGADSLESQRTTLLRHAAPWWVVLGEEVDEVLGVASRERLLSDLLDGRGASPVAALSQPVEFVPEMIRADRLLTSFRRNSSGVRVVVDEFGGFVGVVGPEAVLAVLAGWRRTGRSGSEPGESAVVP; encoded by the coding sequence ATGAATGACGTGTTGCTCCTGGTGCTGGTGGTGGCCCTGATGCTGGGCGGTTCCTTCCTTTGCTCCGGCGTCGAGGCGGCCCTGCTCACGGTCAACCCGGTCAAGGTGCATGAGCTGGCGGGCCGTCCGCGGCCGGTGGGCGGCGCCAGATCGCTGGAGCGGCTCCGTCAGAAGCTCGGGCGCACCCTGGCCGTGGTGGTGATCGCCAACAACGTCTTCAACATCTTCGGCAGCCTGATGGTGGGTGGCTTCGCCGCCTCGGTCTTCGCCACCCATGGTGTGAGAGGCCCGGCGCTGGCCCTCTTCTCGATCGGGCTCACCGTGCTGCTGATCCTGCTGGGCGAGATCCTGCCCAAGGCGATCGCCAGCAAGCTGGCTCTGCCCGTTGCCCTGGCCACGGCGCCGGCGCTGGAGCTGTTCCAGAAGCTGATGCTGCCGGTGGTGCTGCTGCTCGAGCGCCTCCTGCCGGCGATCACCGCCGAGAACGAGATCAGCACCGACGAGAACGAGATCCGCCTGCTGGCAAGGCTGGGCTCCCAGAAGGGCCAGATCGAGGCCGATGAGGCGGCGATGATCGCCAAGGTGTTCCAGCTCAACGACCTCACCGCCCGCGATCTGATGGTGCCGAGGGTGTCGGCTCCCACCCTCGATGGCGCAGACAGCCTCGAGAGCCAGCGCACCACCCTTCTCCGCCACGCAGCCCCCTGGTGGGTGGTGCTCGGAGAGGAGGTGGATGAGGTGCTCGGTGTCGCCAGCCGTGAGCGCCTGCTCAGCGATCTGCTCGACGGCCGCGGCGCCAGCCCGGTGGCTGCCCTCAGTCAGCCGGTGGAGTTTGTCCCGGAGATGATCCGCGCCGACCGGCTGCTCACCAGCTTCCGCCGCAACAGCAGTGGCGTGCGTGTGGTGGTCGATGAATTCGGCGGCTTCGTCGGGGTGGTGGGGCCCGAGGCCGTGCTGGCGGTGCTGGCGGGCTGGAGACGGACCGGCCGGAGCGGCAGCGAGCCCGGCGAGTCCGCGGTGGTCCCATGA
- a CDS encoding DUF697 domain-containing protein has product MSPRPQPHDPRPEKDTAGRRPRSATPEARLPSLSSPAGTGAASAWLAEGAGWARSGRFGVDGHSRSDAVAPPPTPERIALLLRRWRAELALSPREASLLGPELASLDRQLQRLGERRMRVAVFGRVGVGKSSLLNALLGQEHFATDVAHGCTRRQQAQPWLEAIGGLRRVELVDTPGIDEIAAGGRARLAARVALGADLVLLVLDADLSRVELEALKQLLAFGKPLLLVLNRSDCWPAGELEALLASIRRRLPPAARDLNLIAVAAAPRRARLRDDGRVRSEPEPPRIEPLRQELQTVLKRRGELLLALQTLRAADRFSTSLHRQRLRLGRRRAEALIGQFAALKATGVAANPLPLLDLAGGVACDSALVLQLCQLYGLPMTRSAARELLTRLSGHNALLGGAQLAIQLLLGGVRQLLLLAAPVSGGLSLAPAAPVALAQAALAVATTRRTGRLAALALLRSARSAGQPGALLRRLAQQDPRVRPWLVEAPAEPSAARPSRQGSQGRRNGMERWPEALRS; this is encoded by the coding sequence ATGAGCCCCAGACCGCAGCCCCATGATCCCCGGCCGGAGAAGGACACGGCTGGCCGTCGGCCCCGATCGGCCACGCCGGAGGCGAGGCTGCCTTCCCTCTCCTCGCCCGCTGGGACTGGCGCTGCGTCGGCCTGGCTCGCTGAGGGAGCCGGCTGGGCCCGCTCCGGCCGCTTCGGCGTGGATGGACACTCGCGGAGCGATGCAGTCGCCCCCCCTCCGACGCCCGAGCGCATCGCTCTGCTGCTGCGCCGCTGGCGCGCCGAACTGGCGCTCAGCCCCCGTGAGGCCTCCCTGCTCGGACCGGAGCTCGCCAGCCTCGACCGGCAGCTGCAGCGGCTGGGCGAACGTCGCATGCGGGTGGCGGTCTTCGGCCGGGTGGGCGTCGGGAAGTCGAGCCTGCTCAACGCCCTGCTCGGGCAGGAGCACTTCGCCACCGATGTGGCCCATGGCTGCACTCGCCGCCAGCAGGCCCAGCCCTGGCTGGAGGCGATTGGCGGTCTGAGGCGGGTGGAGCTGGTCGACACTCCCGGCATCGATGAGATCGCCGCGGGGGGTCGCGCCCGGCTGGCAGCGCGGGTGGCCCTGGGGGCCGATCTGGTGCTGCTGGTGCTCGACGCCGATCTCAGCCGCGTCGAGCTGGAGGCGCTGAAGCAGCTGCTGGCCTTCGGCAAGCCGCTGCTGCTGGTGCTCAACCGCAGCGACTGCTGGCCCGCAGGCGAGCTGGAGGCGTTGCTCGCCAGCATCCGGCGCCGTCTGCCGCCCGCCGCGAGGGATCTGAACCTGATCGCGGTGGCGGCGGCGCCGCGCCGCGCCCGCCTGCGCGACGACGGACGGGTGCGCAGCGAACCGGAGCCTCCCCGGATCGAGCCGCTGCGCCAGGAGCTGCAGACCGTGCTGAAGCGGCGGGGAGAGCTGCTCCTGGCCCTGCAGACCCTGCGGGCCGCCGATCGCTTCAGCACGTCCCTGCATCGTCAGCGCCTGCGCCTGGGACGCCGCCGCGCCGAGGCGCTGATCGGTCAGTTCGCCGCCCTCAAGGCCACGGGGGTGGCCGCCAATCCGCTGCCGCTGCTGGATCTGGCCGGTGGCGTCGCCTGCGACAGCGCCCTGGTGCTGCAGCTCTGCCAGCTCTACGGCCTGCCGATGACCCGTTCGGCGGCCAGGGAGCTGCTCACCCGGCTGTCGGGCCACAACGCCCTGCTGGGGGGCGCCCAGCTGGCCATCCAGCTGCTGCTGGGCGGGGTGCGTCAGCTGCTGCTGCTGGCGGCCCCCGTGAGCGGCGGCCTCAGCCTGGCGCCGGCGGCGCCGGTGGCCCTGGCCCAGGCGGCCCTGGCGGTCGCCACCACCCGCCGCACCGGCCGGCTGGCGGCGTTGGCGCTGCTGCGCAGCGCGCGCTCGGCCGGCCAGCCCGGTGCCCTGCTGCGGCGCCTGGCCCAGCAGGATCCCCGCGTCCGCCCCTGGTTGGTGGAGGCCCCTGCGGAGCCGTCAGCGGCACGTCCCTCACGCCAGGGCTCCCAAGGACGCCGCAACGGCATGGAGCGCTGGCCAGAGGCGCTGCGCTCCTGA
- a CDS encoding nicotinate-nucleotide adenylyltransferase, translating to MTPTPRLLSDPAAADRLPIALFGTSADPPTHGHRALLEGLLQLYPRVATWASDNPLKQHKAPLELRMALLGALVEAIGDPRLSLEQSLSSPWTMETLARARQRWPQCQPVFVIGSDLAAQVPRWRGAAQWLPGCRLAIAPRQGWLLQEEELRRLRQLGAGIEILRLQIPATASSGVRAAPAPEQVPAELHPLLRRHDPYGLLSPGCASPSPSSMP from the coding sequence ATGACGCCCACGCCGCGGCTGCTGTCTGACCCCGCTGCTGCGGACAGGCTGCCGATCGCCCTGTTCGGCACCAGCGCCGATCCGCCCACCCATGGCCACCGGGCCCTGCTGGAAGGGCTGCTGCAGCTCTATCCACGGGTGGCCACCTGGGCCAGCGACAACCCGCTCAAGCAGCACAAAGCCCCCCTGGAACTGCGCATGGCGCTGCTCGGAGCCCTGGTGGAGGCCATCGGCGATCCGCGCCTCAGCCTCGAGCAGTCGCTCAGCAGCCCCTGGACGATGGAAACCCTGGCCCGCGCCCGCCAGCGCTGGCCCCAGTGCCAGCCGGTGTTTGTGATCGGCAGCGATCTGGCGGCCCAGGTGCCGCGCTGGCGTGGCGCCGCCCAGTGGCTGCCGGGCTGCCGGCTGGCGATCGCTCCCCGCCAGGGCTGGCTGCTGCAGGAGGAGGAGCTGCGGCGGCTGCGTCAGCTGGGGGCCGGGATTGAGATCCTGCGCCTTCAGATCCCGGCCACGGCCAGCTCCGGGGTGCGGGCCGCTCCGGCGCCGGAGCAGGTGCCGGCGGAACTGCATCCGCTGCTGCGCAGGCATGATCCCTACGGCCTGCTGTCGCCCGGATGCGCCTCGCCCTCGCCCAGCTCGATGCCCTGA
- a CDS encoding NAD+ synthase, producing the protein MRLALAQLDALIGDLEGNAERILRAGLQAAEQGAELLLTPELSLWGYPPRDLLLRPALVERQNDGLQALAEGLPAGMAVLVGMAEPVPGGGSPGLWNAMAMVRAGGWQVVARKRLLPSYDVFDESRYFLAGQQPAVLELGQRPGGGSWRLGLSICEDLWVEQELQTQRVAGVDPIGELAQLDVDLLLNLSASPYGRGKHALRRQLGQRAASRAGCPLVYVNQVGGNDELVFDGASFVVDADGTLLGQGPVCREALLLWDAADPRGSWRQLPLDRRSQEAGPSDRLAAGALRQTQPEASSTITAATSSVGSTGGGGVQGGQPGVAPPLAVPPEMEQLLRALVLGVGDYARKCGFQGALLGLSGGIDSALVAVIAAAALGADRVKALRLPSPWSSQGSLEDAQALADRLGLDLQTVPIAPLMHSFDQALTPVLEQEPSGVTAENLQSRIRGTLLMALANQQGRLLLSTGNKSELAVGYCTLYGDMNGGLAVIGDLYKTTVFTLCDWIDSPESAGCRQDLGLPPDGELIGRAIRTKPPSAELRPDQKDSDSLPDYAVLDPLLRRIIEGMQTPEQLITGGADPALAERVQGLLRRAEFKRRQAPPVLKISSRSFGGGWRMPIAGVG; encoded by the coding sequence ATGCGCCTCGCCCTCGCCCAGCTCGATGCCCTGATCGGCGATCTCGAGGGGAATGCTGAGCGGATTCTGCGGGCGGGCCTGCAGGCGGCGGAACAGGGGGCCGAGCTGCTGCTGACGCCCGAGCTGTCGCTATGGGGCTATCCGCCGCGCGATCTGCTGCTGCGCCCGGCCCTGGTGGAGCGCCAGAACGACGGGCTGCAGGCTCTGGCCGAGGGGCTGCCGGCGGGGATGGCGGTGCTGGTGGGGATGGCCGAGCCGGTGCCGGGCGGCGGCAGCCCCGGCCTGTGGAACGCCATGGCCATGGTGCGTGCTGGCGGCTGGCAGGTGGTGGCGCGCAAGCGCCTGCTGCCCAGCTACGACGTCTTCGATGAGAGCCGCTATTTCCTGGCCGGACAGCAGCCGGCCGTGCTGGAGCTGGGCCAGCGACCCGGCGGCGGATCCTGGCGACTGGGGCTGAGCATCTGCGAGGACCTGTGGGTGGAGCAGGAGCTGCAGACGCAGCGAGTGGCCGGTGTCGATCCGATCGGCGAGCTGGCTCAGCTGGATGTGGATCTGCTGCTGAACCTGTCCGCGTCTCCCTATGGCCGCGGCAAGCATGCGCTGCGCAGGCAGCTGGGGCAGCGCGCCGCCAGCCGGGCCGGCTGCCCGCTGGTGTATGTGAACCAGGTGGGCGGCAATGACGAGCTGGTGTTCGACGGCGCCAGTTTCGTGGTCGATGCCGATGGCACGCTGCTCGGCCAGGGGCCCGTCTGCAGGGAGGCGCTGCTGCTCTGGGATGCCGCTGATCCCCGCGGCTCCTGGCGGCAGCTGCCGCTGGACAGGAGATCCCAGGAGGCTGGACCGTCGGATCGACTGGCAGCGGGTGCTTTGCGCCAGACGCAGCCTGAGGCGTCATCCACGATCACGGCTGCCACCAGCTCTGTTGGATCGACCGGCGGCGGCGGCGTGCAGGGAGGCCAGCCAGGCGTCGCGCCGCCGCTTGCCGTGCCCCCGGAGATGGAGCAGCTGCTGCGGGCCCTGGTGCTGGGGGTGGGCGATTACGCCCGCAAGTGTGGCTTTCAGGGAGCGCTGCTGGGCCTGAGTGGCGGCATCGATTCGGCCCTGGTGGCGGTGATCGCCGCAGCAGCCCTGGGCGCGGATCGGGTCAAGGCCCTGCGGCTGCCGTCCCCCTGGAGTTCACAGGGGTCCCTGGAGGATGCCCAGGCCCTGGCCGATCGCCTCGGGCTCGACCTGCAGACCGTGCCGATCGCCCCGCTGATGCACAGCTTCGATCAGGCCCTGACGCCGGTACTGGAGCAGGAGCCCAGTGGCGTGACGGCGGAGAATCTGCAGTCGCGCATCCGCGGCACGCTGTTGATGGCCCTGGCCAATCAGCAGGGACGGCTGCTGCTCTCCACCGGCAACAAATCGGAACTGGCGGTGGGCTACTGCACCCTCTACGGCGACATGAACGGCGGCCTGGCGGTGATCGGCGATCTGTACAAGACCACCGTGTTCACTCTGTGCGACTGGATCGACAGCCCCGAATCAGCAGGCTGCCGCCAGGATCTGGGCCTGCCGCCCGATGGCGAACTGATCGGCAGGGCGATCCGCACCAAGCCCCCCAGCGCCGAGCTGCGCCCCGATCAGAAGGACAGTGATTCGCTGCCCGACTACGCCGTGCTCGATCCGCTGCTGAGGCGGATCATCGAGGGGATGCAGACCCCCGAACAGCTGATCACTGGAGGAGCCGATCCGGCCCTGGCTGAGCGGGTTCAAGGACTGCTGCGCCGCGCCGAGTTCAAGCGTCGTCAGGCGCCGCCGGTGCTCAAGATCAGCAGCCGTTCGTTTGGAGGCGGGTGGCGGATGCCGATTGCGGGGGTGGGGTGA
- a CDS encoding IS5 family transposase: MYRREHRYQLSFEDFFLPFGGKLSGDNRWIKLAELIPWDELEDDYAAQFCKGFGAPAKPFRMALGALIIKTRLGLTDEELVEQIKENPYLQFFIGLEAFQSSAPFDPSMMVYFRKRLPEAIVNECNERIVRHGLKMIRSSDPQGTGDDDGSGGSTSPPDQPKPSLQKQPNQGSLLIDATCAPVDIRHPTDLSLLNEAREVTEILIDAMHPQVRERFGYKPRTHRKKARQQFLAVAKKKKPRISKIRKAIKQQLGHLKRNLASVDALIACGGSLLAAGRHIYRKLLVISELVRQQTILYHADSRSIPDRIVSLCQAHIRPIVRGKARCNVEFGAKISISVTGEGFTFLDRLSYDPYNEGEDLKGQAISYRRRHGHYPMVICADQIYRTRSNRAFCQRHGIRLSGPRLGRPKNDPELVAAEKQQFIDDQRQRNAVEGKIGQGKRRFGLGLIREKLAVTQGSTIALNILVMNLEKLLELLFVLFASWLQLLLCNQPGKGSPFVCVSTHLSPT; encoded by the coding sequence ATGTATCGGCGTGAGCATCGTTATCAGCTCTCGTTCGAAGACTTCTTCCTGCCGTTTGGCGGCAAACTCTCCGGTGATAATCGGTGGATCAAGCTGGCTGAGCTCATTCCGTGGGATGAACTGGAGGACGACTACGCAGCGCAATTCTGTAAGGGCTTTGGAGCACCGGCAAAACCCTTTCGCATGGCACTGGGTGCCTTGATCATCAAGACCCGTCTCGGGCTCACGGATGAAGAACTGGTGGAGCAGATCAAGGAAAACCCCTATCTCCAGTTTTTCATTGGCTTGGAAGCGTTCCAGTCTTCGGCGCCGTTTGATCCATCGATGATGGTGTATTTCCGCAAGCGCTTGCCAGAAGCGATTGTGAATGAATGCAATGAAAGGATTGTGCGCCACGGCCTGAAAATGATTCGCTCATCAGATCCCCAGGGCACAGGGGATGACGACGGCAGTGGCGGATCGACCAGTCCTCCCGACCAACCAAAGCCATCCTTGCAGAAGCAGCCGAATCAGGGTTCACTCTTGATCGATGCCACCTGTGCGCCGGTGGATATCCGTCATCCCACCGATCTATCCCTGCTCAATGAAGCCAGGGAGGTGACTGAGATCCTGATTGATGCGATGCATCCCCAGGTCAGGGAACGCTTCGGCTACAAGCCGCGTACACACCGCAAAAAGGCGAGGCAGCAGTTTCTTGCAGTGGCCAAAAAGAAGAAGCCAAGGATCAGCAAGATCCGCAAAGCGATCAAGCAGCAGCTTGGTCACCTCAAGCGGAATCTGGCAAGCGTTGACGCCCTGATCGCCTGTGGTGGCAGCCTTCTGGCCGCCGGACGGCATATCTACCGGAAGTTGCTGGTGATCAGCGAGCTGGTCCGCCAGCAGACTATTCTCTATCACGCAGACAGCAGAAGCATCCCAGATCGCATCGTCAGCCTCTGCCAGGCACATATCAGGCCGATTGTCCGCGGGAAAGCTCGTTGCAATGTTGAGTTCGGAGCCAAGATCTCAATCTCTGTCACCGGCGAGGGATTCACCTTCCTCGATCGCCTGAGTTATGACCCCTACAACGAAGGAGAAGACCTCAAGGGTCAAGCGATTTCCTATCGGCGTCGCCATGGTCACTATCCGATGGTGATTTGTGCTGACCAGATCTACCGCACAAGATCGAACCGTGCCTTCTGCCAGCGCCATGGAATCCGTTTGAGTGGCCCGCGACTTGGACGGCCGAAGAACGATCCTGAATTGGTGGCTGCCGAGAAGCAGCAGTTCATCGATGACCAGCGCCAAAGGAATGCCGTTGAAGGCAAGATCGGCCAAGGCAAGAGGCGTTTTGGACTGGGCCTGATTCGTGAGAAGCTCGCTGTGACCCAGGGTTCAACCATTGCACTCAATATTCTGGTGATGAACCTCGAGAAGCTGCTGGAGCTTCTTTTTGTTCTTTTTGCGTCCTGGCTGCAACTTCTCCTGTGCAATCAACCAGGCAAGGGGTCCCCATTCGTGTGTGTGAGCACTCATCTCAGCCCCACATGA
- a CDS encoding glycosyltransferase encodes MSRRQRSLPKVAVITPYLRKDLDYLRQCHQSVLDQEEACWHVIVADGESIDEIDHWDAHHVVLPVRHHDIGSTPRLIGSFHAIGLGVEAVAFLDADNWYAPNHISGLLTALRAKNASFASSNRLLCRVDGTAMASCPITNPSRFIDTNCMLFGRGAFHLLHHWVLMPDYGHLIGDRIMLYHLRQSGVSHVHLDSPSVNYRCGKEGLYHLLGEAIPEGVSQRPDYERSFQRWIKDGFPPL; translated from the coding sequence ATGAGTCGACGCCAACGATCGCTCCCGAAAGTCGCTGTTATTACTCCGTATCTGCGCAAAGATCTTGACTATCTAAGGCAATGCCACCAAAGTGTTCTTGATCAAGAGGAAGCTTGTTGGCATGTGATTGTCGCAGATGGTGAATCGATTGATGAAATTGATCACTGGGATGCGCACCATGTCGTGCTGCCAGTTCGCCATCATGATATTGGTTCTACTCCTCGCTTGATAGGTAGCTTCCACGCCATCGGACTTGGCGTGGAGGCAGTCGCTTTTCTGGATGCTGATAACTGGTATGCTCCCAACCACATCAGCGGACTGCTCACCGCGCTCCGCGCGAAGAATGCTTCCTTTGCGTCCAGTAATCGTCTTTTGTGCCGCGTTGATGGGACAGCGATGGCATCCTGTCCCATCACTAATCCCTCCCGTTTTATCGATACGAACTGCATGCTCTTCGGCCGTGGTGCATTTCACTTGTTGCATCATTGGGTGTTGATGCCTGACTACGGTCACCTCATTGGAGATCGCATTATGTTGTACCATCTTCGTCAGTCTGGAGTATCTCATGTGCACTTAGACAGCCCAAGCGTTAATTACCGCTGCGGTAAGGAAGGGCTTTATCACCTACTCGGTGAAGCGATTCCCGAAGGAGTGAGTCAGCGTCCCGATTATGAACGCTCCTTTCAGAGGTGGATTAAAGATGGTTTTCCGCCCCTCTGA
- a CDS encoding glycosyltransferase gives MDIQPQGRSDTQLTRGDDLFVNVHMFWAYGDFSTLERLAATSFIRHGYHLTIWTYGDIKNIPVGASQCDAREIVPENHVFVCGRGSYAAFSDLFRYTLLSQRGGLWSDTDVICLIPMSQFMENHSLPFVVQEMVSETALQVNNNLIYHPSPSAGDLVDLACAISQRFKPEKLKWGDCGPKLLTALVNTYPHLSPLTMPPSFANPVAWNNCPHQLLDETAVLPQETRFLHCFNEMWRRSGVDKDMRYPSNSILGRLCSELQDFF, from the coding sequence ATGGATATTCAACCTCAAGGCAGGTCCGACACACAACTCACGCGGGGCGATGATCTTTTTGTGAATGTTCATATGTTTTGGGCTTATGGTGACTTTTCGACTTTGGAGCGGTTGGCCGCGACAAGCTTTATTCGCCATGGTTATCATCTAACTATATGGACATATGGAGATATCAAGAATATTCCAGTAGGCGCCAGTCAGTGTGATGCAAGAGAGATCGTTCCCGAAAATCATGTCTTTGTATGTGGCCGAGGCTCCTATGCAGCCTTTTCAGATTTATTTCGCTACACACTTCTTTCGCAAAGAGGTGGCCTGTGGTCCGACACTGATGTGATATGTCTGATACCAATGAGTCAGTTTATGGAGAATCATAGTCTCCCTTTTGTGGTTCAGGAGATGGTTAGTGAAACGGCCCTACAAGTCAATAACAATCTGATTTATCACCCAAGCCCAAGCGCAGGTGATCTCGTCGATCTAGCCTGTGCGATCAGCCAGCGGTTTAAGCCTGAAAAACTGAAGTGGGGTGATTGTGGACCGAAGTTGTTAACAGCTCTGGTCAATACATATCCACATCTATCACCACTAACTATGCCCCCTAGCTTTGCAAATCCAGTTGCATGGAATAATTGCCCTCATCAACTCCTAGATGAGACAGCTGTGCTCCCTCAGGAAACACGGTTTCTACATTGCTTCAATGAGATGTGGCGCCGATCAGGCGTTGATAAAGACATGCGATATCCGTCTAATTCTATCTTGGGGCGCCTTTGCTCTGAGCTTCAGGACTTCTTTTGA
- a CDS encoding glycosyltransferase family 2 protein: protein MLENLSGEMPLVATLLCRNEIDIIRANLDFHFALGVDAFIVTDNASIDGTYELLEAYAETRPLILIRESELTHDQGRWVTTMAALAQAEFGPCWLIHTDADEFWLPDTGNLRNYFMAVPSALQALSVSRNNMLPPLPFSSSPESIFYLSMIIQDTQSLNSLGRPLPGKICHRSHQFVTVGDGNHHISIDGAVIRPASAEGLQIIHYPVRSLSQLERKIRDGSAALARNPDLPASCGATWRVLGETLRREGTLMPYYQSLIPSKDELSSLIASGRYRYQLRVRDIIEAARTS from the coding sequence GTGCTTGAGAACCTCTCTGGCGAGATGCCACTTGTTGCCACTTTGCTGTGTCGCAATGAGATCGATATTATCCGAGCCAATCTTGACTTTCACTTTGCTCTGGGTGTAGACGCTTTCATTGTTACCGACAATGCATCGATTGATGGCACTTATGAGCTTTTAGAGGCCTACGCCGAGACCCGCCCATTGATTTTAATACGAGAATCAGAATTAACTCACGATCAAGGGCGCTGGGTCACGACTATGGCGGCTCTTGCACAAGCAGAATTTGGTCCATGCTGGTTGATTCATACGGACGCTGATGAGTTCTGGCTTCCCGATACGGGCAATCTGCGCAACTATTTCATGGCTGTGCCATCTGCCCTGCAGGCGTTAAGTGTGTCACGGAATAATATGCTACCGCCTTTGCCTTTCAGTTCTTCCCCGGAGTCTATTTTCTATTTGAGCATGATCATACAAGATACGCAGTCGCTCAATTCCCTGGGTCGCCCCCTGCCCGGGAAGATCTGTCATCGCTCACATCAATTCGTCACGGTGGGAGATGGTAATCATCATATCTCTATTGATGGGGCCGTGATTCGGCCTGCCTCTGCGGAAGGACTTCAAATTATTCATTATCCCGTGCGCAGCCTTTCTCAATTAGAGCGTAAGATTCGTGATGGCTCTGCGGCTTTGGCTCGCAATCCTGATCTGCCGGCTTCGTGTGGTGCTACCTGGAGGGTGCTGGGTGAGACGCTTCGTCGTGAGGGGACTCTGATGCCTTATTACCAGTCGCTGATCCCATCAAAGGATGAGCTTTCTTCGCTCATTGCCTCAGGTCGCTACCGATATCAGTTGCGAGTTCGGGACATCATTGAGGCTGCTCGGACTTCTTGA